One part of the Agreia sp. COWG genome encodes these proteins:
- a CDS encoding helix-turn-helix domain-containing protein, producing the protein MNIERNDELQWRAAKHAALSDPARLRIVDLLTVGELAPSEISDSLTMRSNLVTHHLNVLESVGMLTRHRSEADKRRSYVRLTENALEGLVPGAVGSARRVLFVCTANSARSQLAVALWNRVSSIPAASAGTHPAEQIASGAIATAARHALTLPGLRPQALADVLAAGDFVVTVCDNAHEELGLRDGAHWSIPDPVRIGTDAAFDAALDDLQNRIDDLAPRLVAS; encoded by the coding sequence ATGAATATTGAGCGAAATGACGAGTTGCAGTGGCGTGCTGCGAAGCACGCCGCGCTCAGCGATCCTGCGCGCCTCCGCATCGTCGACCTGCTGACCGTCGGCGAGCTGGCCCCATCGGAGATCAGCGACTCGTTGACCATGCGCTCGAACCTCGTCACCCACCACCTGAACGTGCTTGAGTCGGTGGGCATGCTCACCCGGCACCGCTCGGAGGCGGACAAGCGGCGCTCCTATGTGCGGCTGACCGAAAACGCTCTGGAGGGTCTCGTGCCTGGTGCGGTGGGTTCGGCGCGACGGGTGCTGTTCGTCTGTACCGCGAACTCGGCCCGCTCGCAACTCGCCGTTGCCCTGTGGAACAGAGTCAGCAGCATCCCCGCCGCATCGGCCGGCACTCATCCGGCCGAGCAGATCGCGTCGGGCGCGATCGCCACGGCCGCCCGCCACGCGTTGACTCTTCCCGGCCTACGACCCCAAGCTTTGGCTGATGTGCTCGCTGCGGGCGACTTCGTGGTGACCGTGTGCGACAACGCGCACGAAGAATTAGGCCTGCGCGATGGGGCGCATTGGTCGATCCCTGACCCTGTTCGGATCGGCACCGATGCCGCATTCGACGCCGCCCTCGATGACTTGCAAAACCGAATCGACGACCTGGCGCCCCGCCTCGTCGCATCCTGA
- a CDS encoding MIP/aquaporin family protein encodes MKTSQTHTPHFRPHLARRVAAEFVGTALLVTVVVGSGIAAQQLSPRDVGLQLLENSIATALGLAVLILMLGPASGAHFNPVVSLVDWLIGRRTKTGLPTRDLAPYLLAQIGGGITGTLLAGIMFDTAPAFSTTVRASGGHLVGEVVATAGLVLLIFALAHTGKGHVTAAAVGAYIGAAYWFTSSTSFANPAVTIARMFTDTFAGIAPASVAPFILAQLLGGLLGLALLLVFYPAAARTASDVVVPHPVEAH; translated from the coding sequence ATGAAAACCTCTCAGACCCACACCCCGCACTTTCGGCCGCATCTGGCGCGCCGGGTCGCTGCCGAATTCGTGGGCACCGCGCTGCTGGTGACCGTGGTTGTGGGATCCGGGATCGCCGCGCAGCAACTCTCGCCCCGCGACGTCGGCCTGCAGCTGCTCGAGAACAGCATCGCGACCGCCCTCGGCCTGGCCGTATTGATCCTGATGCTCGGCCCGGCGTCGGGTGCGCACTTCAACCCCGTCGTCTCGCTTGTTGATTGGCTCATCGGTCGCCGCACGAAGACCGGGTTACCGACCAGAGACCTTGCCCCGTATCTGCTTGCGCAGATCGGAGGAGGCATCACAGGCACACTCCTGGCCGGCATCATGTTCGACACGGCGCCCGCCTTCTCGACCACCGTCCGGGCATCGGGCGGGCACCTGGTGGGCGAGGTCGTGGCCACGGCGGGCCTGGTGCTGCTGATCTTCGCTCTCGCCCACACCGGTAAGGGTCACGTCACCGCGGCCGCGGTCGGCGCGTATATCGGGGCGGCGTACTGGTTCACCAGCTCGACGTCGTTTGCGAACCCCGCCGTGACGATCGCCCGCATGTTCACCGACACCTTCGCCGGCATCGCTCCAGCGTCCGTCGCTCCCTTCATCCTCGCCCAGCTGCTCGGCGGGCTACTGGGCCTCGCCCTGCTGCTCGTGTTCTACCCGGCCGCCGCTCGCACCGCCAGCGATGTCGTTGTTCCTCATCCTGTCGAAGCCCACTGA